The Chitinophagales bacterium genome has a segment encoding these proteins:
- a CDS encoding acetyl-CoA carboxylase biotin carboxylase subunit yields the protein MKMTTPNKITKLLVANRGEIAIRIFKSCKKMGIATVAVYSDADANSLFVKYADEAVRIGGNQANESYLIIDKILDVAKQTGANAIHPGYGFLSENAAFAQQVIDNNIIWVGPNPNAIATMGSKIEAKKIMQSNGVPTIPGYQGDDQSEVTIKQEAIKIGFPVLLKASAGGGGKGMRIVRAENELDKAIQAAKNEARNSFGDDTLLIEKYFDASRHIEFQIFGDKQGNAVHLYERECSIQRRYQKVVEESPSPFLLEETRNKMGVAAVAACKAINYDNAGTVEFIVDHQQNYYFLEVNTRLQVEHPVTEAITGLDLVEWQIVVAEGNALPKQQNDIHQKNHAIEVRLYAEDPANNFLPVSGKIIDWQPAKLKGLRYDTGIEKGSEISTFYDPMIAKIIAKGKDRATAIQRLHLALQETVISGFTTNKNFLIALLENEDFKAGNFDTHFLDKIFQYKGEAYNQYTLDNLTCALIHFRFAQRQQERILAKGVPAAWRNNLYQAQQEKYSYNGFEFPIQYTVDNNVLQIQFAEKSFQSTLIDIQDNTIILEINNIRRTYAINQLDSTYFIHCSNLGQIVLHTVNKFPNPTEEQVKGAYVAPMPGEISKVLVKEGDSIKRGDALLVMVSMKMENTIEAHSDGTIEAVFVSDKQFVETGTLLLKMVE from the coding sequence ATGAAAATGACAACTCCAAATAAAATCACTAAACTGCTTGTTGCCAATCGTGGTGAAATTGCCATACGCATTTTTAAATCGTGCAAAAAAATGGGCATTGCTACTGTAGCTGTTTATTCTGATGCCGATGCCAATAGCTTGTTTGTAAAATATGCAGATGAAGCAGTACGCATTGGTGGTAATCAAGCAAACGAATCATATCTTATTATAGATAAAATTTTAGATGTGGCTAAACAAACTGGTGCTAATGCTATTCATCCTGGTTATGGTTTTTTATCTGAAAATGCTGCATTTGCTCAACAAGTCATCGACAACAACATCATTTGGGTTGGACCAAATCCTAATGCTATTGCTACAATGGGTTCTAAGATTGAAGCTAAAAAAATTATGCAAAGCAATGGTGTGCCAACTATTCCTGGTTATCAAGGCGATGACCAAAGCGAAGTCACTATTAAACAAGAAGCCATTAAAATTGGATTTCCTGTTTTACTAAAAGCAAGTGCTGGTGGTGGTGGAAAAGGAATGCGTATTGTACGAGCTGAAAACGAATTAGACAAAGCCATTCAAGCTGCAAAAAATGAAGCGAGAAATAGTTTTGGTGATGATACTTTGCTTATCGAAAAATATTTTGATGCTTCACGACATATTGAATTTCAGATTTTTGGAGACAAACAAGGCAATGCTGTTCATTTATATGAGAGAGAATGTAGCATTCAACGACGCTATCAAAAAGTAGTAGAAGAAAGTCCGTCTCCATTTTTATTAGAAGAAACCAGAAATAAAATGGGTGTTGCTGCTGTTGCTGCTTGTAAAGCTATCAATTATGATAATGCTGGAACAGTTGAATTTATAGTAGATCATCAACAAAATTATTATTTTTTAGAAGTTAATACAAGATTACAAGTAGAACATCCTGTTACAGAAGCAATAACTGGATTAGATTTAGTAGAATGGCAAATTGTAGTAGCAGAAGGCAATGCTTTACCCAAACAACAAAACGACATTCATCAAAAAAATCATGCTATAGAAGTTAGATTGTATGCAGAAGATCCAGCCAATAATTTCTTGCCTGTTAGTGGAAAAATTATAGATTGGCAACCTGCAAAATTAAAAGGTTTGCGTTACGATACTGGTATTGAAAAAGGTAGCGAGATTTCTACTTTTTACGATCCAATGATTGCTAAAATTATTGCAAAAGGAAAAGACAGAGCTACAGCTATACAACGATTACATTTGGCTTTGCAAGAAACAGTTATTAGTGGATTTACTACGAATAAAAACTTTCTAATTGCTTTGTTAGAAAATGAAGATTTTAAAGCAGGTAATTTCGATACGCATTTTTTAGATAAGATATTTCAATATAAAGGAGAAGCATATAATCAATATACATTAGATAACTTGACATGTGCTTTAATTCATTTTAGATTTGCACAAAGACAACAAGAACGAATATTAGCAAAAGGCGTTCCTGCTGCTTGGCGAAATAATTTGTATCAAGCACAACAAGAAAAGTACAGTTATAATGGCTTTGAATTTCCTATTCAATATACAGTAGATAATAATGTACTACAAATTCAATTTGCAGAAAAATCATTTCAATCAACATTAATTGATATACAAGACAATACTATTATTTTAGAAATTAATAATATACGAAGAACATATGCTATTAATCAATTAGATAGTACTTACTTTATACATTGTAGCAATTTAGGACAAATTGTATTGCATACAGTCAATAAATTTCCAAATCCAACAGAAGAACAAGTAAAAGGAGCGTATGTAGCACCAATGCCTGGAGAAATTAGCAAAGTATTGGTAAAAGAAGGCGATAGTATAAAACGAGGCGATGCATTATTAGTAATGGTATCTATGAAAATGGAAAACACCATAGAAGCACACAGCGACGGAACAATAGAAGCTGTTTTTGTAAGCGACAAACAATTTGTAGAAACAGGAACACTACTATTAAAAATGGTAGAGTAA
- a CDS encoding response regulator transcription factor, translating into MKTIKIFIADDHPLYLKGLVDVLEEQKDFEVVGTAENGKIAVEKILSLDIDVVLMDITMPEMDGIEATKAILAKNNQLKVLILTMHNESRFIKTCLEIGAKGYVLKTIAQEDIIKGIHHVAENKSFLGEDVQEKLLNSLSNNDNERTAEEISNLITQRELEILKLIADGLTSQDIAAKLYISKNTVETHRKNMLSKLNVKNTTALVKIANDKGLI; encoded by the coding sequence ATGAAAACTATAAAGATTTTTATAGCAGATGATCATCCTTTATATTTAAAAGGTTTGGTTGATGTGCTTGAAGAACAAAAAGATTTTGAAGTTGTAGGCACTGCCGAAAATGGAAAAATTGCTGTTGAAAAAATTCTATCACTAGATATTGATGTTGTTTTAATGGATATTACGATGCCAGAAATGGATGGTATTGAAGCAACAAAAGCTATTTTAGCAAAAAACAATCAGCTTAAAGTGTTGATTTTGACGATGCATAATGAGTCTAGATTTATAAAGACTTGCTTAGAAATTGGTGCTAAAGGATATGTTTTAAAAACGATTGCTCAAGAAGATATTATCAAAGGGATTCATCATGTAGCAGAAAATAAGTCGTTTTTAGGTGAAGATGTTCAAGAAAAATTACTCAATTCTTTATCGAATAATGATAATGAGAGAACTGCTGAAGAAATAAGTAACTTAATTACACAAAGAGAATTAGAAATTTTGAAGTTAATTGCAGATGGTTTGACTAGCCAAGATATTGCAGCGAAATTATATATTAGCAAAAATACTGTAGAGACACATAGAAAAAATATGCTGTCTAAATTGAATGTAAAAAATACTACGGCACTAGTAAAAATTGCCAACGACAAAGGATTGATTTAG
- a CDS encoding GNAT family N-acetyltransferase has product MNIRKVNIQDIEKLKEIGRLTFAETFSSENSEQNMKEYLENGFSTEKLTVELTDQNAEFYFAELEGNTIGYLKINIGQSQTEIKDKNALEIERIYVLKEFHGKKVGQILYDKAIELAKEKNIEYIWLGVWEQNLRAIRFYEKNGFVAFDKHIFKLGNDKQTDIMMKLKLNKKTTTTSTPIPPLSKK; this is encoded by the coding sequence ATGAACATCAGAAAAGTAAATATACAGGACATTGAAAAACTAAAAGAAATTGGGAGATTGACCTTTGCTGAGACTTTTTCTTCTGAAAATAGCGAACAGAATATGAAAGAATATTTGGAAAACGGATTTTCTACTGAAAAACTGACTGTGGAACTGACCGATCAAAATGCTGAATTCTACTTTGCGGAGCTTGAGGGGAATACAATCGGTTATTTAAAAATAAATATAGGACAATCTCAGACGGAAATAAAAGACAAAAACGCACTAGAAATTGAACGGATTTATGTGCTAAAAGAATTCCATGGAAAAAAAGTTGGACAAATCCTTTATGACAAAGCGATTGAATTGGCAAAAGAAAAAAACATAGAATATATTTGGTTGGGAGTTTGGGAACAAAACCTGAGAGCAATTAGATTTTATGAAAAAAATGGATTTGTGGCTTTTGATAAACACATTTTCAAACTTGGAAACGATAAACAAACAGATATAATGATGAAATTAAAGCTGAATAAAAAAACAACCACGACATCAACACCAATTCCACCACTAAGTAAAAAATAA
- a CDS encoding acyl-CoA carboxylase subunit beta, whose product MAIIKTKVNTNGTAYKENYQKMLEKLDELKKHLDKSLYQGEDRHIEKAKSKGKFLARERIELLLDQDSPFLELLPLAGLGVKGGFGTGGTMVAGIGFVSNKLCMITANVGTNKGGAIDIATLKKALRIGEIANENNLPSINLVESAGANLPDQAQVFNLGGNNFKEITRRSKKGIPTISIVFGNSTAGGAYIPGMSDYTIFIKDKAKVFLAGPPLVKMATNEIVDDETLGGADMHSKISGVCDYLAQDELDGIRIARELIEQLNVVDNHYTINHYKEPLYNKEELLGIVSADPKVPFDAREVIARIVDASDFHEFKKDYGTTLVCGFAKIQGYPIAILANNGVLFNDSANKGAHFIQLCNMNNTPILFLQNITGFMVGKDYEQNGMIKDGAKMINAVSNSTVPMFTIIMGASYGAGNYAMCGRAYNPRFLFTYPNSMIAVMGAEQLAGVMQMVSTEAAIKQGKTIDEQQAEQMKQFMKMEIEKQSNAFFASGQLWDDGIIDPRDTRTVMSFVLALTYLNDIEGKQSWGIFRM is encoded by the coding sequence ATGGCAATAATCAAAACAAAAGTAAACACCAATGGTACAGCATATAAAGAGAACTATCAAAAAATGCTGGAGAAATTGGACGAGTTAAAAAAACATTTAGATAAATCTTTATATCAAGGTGAAGATAGACACATCGAAAAAGCAAAGTCTAAAGGCAAGTTCTTAGCTAGAGAACGCATTGAGTTGTTATTAGACCAAGACTCACCTTTTTTAGAATTATTGCCTTTAGCTGGATTAGGTGTTAAAGGTGGTTTTGGTACTGGTGGAACTATGGTTGCTGGTATTGGTTTTGTAAGTAATAAATTGTGTATGATTACAGCCAATGTTGGTACTAACAAAGGTGGTGCTATCGATATTGCTACACTTAAAAAAGCATTGCGTATTGGTGAAATTGCTAATGAAAACAATTTGCCTTCTATAAATTTGGTAGAAAGTGCTGGTGCTAATTTACCAGACCAAGCTCAAGTGTTTAATTTAGGTGGAAATAATTTTAAAGAAATTACAAGGCGTTCTAAAAAAGGAATTCCTACTATTTCTATTGTGTTTGGAAATTCTACTGCTGGTGGTGCATACATTCCTGGTATGTCCGATTATACTATTTTTATTAAAGATAAAGCTAAAGTGTTTTTAGCTGGACCACCATTGGTTAAAATGGCTACTAACGAAATTGTAGATGATGAAACTTTAGGTGGTGCTGATATGCATAGCAAAATTTCTGGCGTTTGCGATTATTTGGCTCAAGATGAATTAGATGGTATTCGCATTGCTAGAGAATTAATTGAACAACTAAATGTAGTTGACAATCATTATACGATTAATCATTATAAAGAACCTTTATATAATAAAGAAGAATTACTAGGTATTGTTTCGGCAGATCCAAAAGTGCCTTTCGATGCAAGAGAAGTCATTGCAAGAATTGTAGATGCTTCTGATTTTCACGAATTTAAAAAAGATTATGGCACTACTCTCGTTTGTGGTTTTGCTAAGATTCAAGGTTATCCAATTGCTATACTTGCTAACAATGGTGTTTTATTCAATGATTCTGCCAATAAAGGTGCTCATTTTATTCAACTATGTAATATGAATAATACACCTATATTGTTTTTACAAAATATTACTGGATTTATGGTTGGTAAAGATTACGAACAAAATGGTATGATTAAAGATGGTGCTAAAATGATTAATGCAGTGTCTAATTCTACTGTTCCAATGTTTACCATTATAATGGGTGCAAGTTATGGTGCTGGTAATTATGCTATGTGTGGTAGAGCTTATAATCCACGATTTTTGTTTACTTATCCAAACTCTATGATTGCCGTAATGGGTGCTGAACAATTGGCTGGTGTAATGCAAATGGTAAGTACCGAAGCAGCAATAAAACAAGGTAAAACCATTGACGAACAACAGGCAGAGCAAATGAAACAGTTTATGAAAATGGAAATTGAAAAACAAAGCAATGCCTTTTTTGCTTCTGGTCAGTTGTGGGACGATGGCATTATCGATCCAAGAGATACTAGAACAGTGATGAGCTTTGTATTGGCCTTGACTTATCTCAATGATATTGAAGGCAAACAGTCGTGGGGAATTTTTAGAATGTAA
- a CDS encoding metal-dependent hydrolase, which produces MKTKQKENNKKAYNHEEIKVRRVNFKFDKGTPRFYYDDNPFSTHFINVLHIVFPTGERFFVNSVLNHMNDIEDEKLKKQMKNFCGQEGIHSTMHERFWQILKDNNYEIKGFENHIDNLLHKVMAKIKLPFLKEDNLNLAVTACLEHFTALFGHAIFESVDTSADTVPEDISELFRWHAAEEIEHKSVAFDVMQQVDDQEYGKRVALMPIATALLYAELTAGTLMLLYQDRKYLEAKKLPKQLYEFGTGLFMDLHKTVFKDYLKFFKRDFHPSDLNDYHYAEDFFKDKAYA; this is translated from the coding sequence ATGAAAACTAAACAAAAAGAAAACAATAAAAAAGCATATAATCATGAAGAAATAAAAGTGCGTAGAGTAAACTTTAAGTTTGATAAAGGTACACCACGATTTTATTATGATGACAATCCTTTTAGTACACATTTTATTAATGTACTACATATTGTATTTCCAACTGGTGAAAGATTTTTTGTCAATTCGGTTTTAAATCATATGAATGATATTGAAGATGAGAAGCTAAAGAAACAAATGAAAAACTTTTGTGGGCAAGAAGGCATTCATTCTACTATGCACGAAAGATTTTGGCAAATATTAAAAGACAATAATTATGAAATAAAAGGATTTGAAAATCATATTGACAATTTGTTACATAAAGTGATGGCAAAAATTAAATTGCCATTCTTAAAAGAAGATAATCTTAATTTGGCAGTAACTGCTTGTCTAGAACATTTTACTGCTTTGTTTGGTCATGCTATTTTTGAAAGTGTAGATACTAGTGCTGATACTGTTCCAGAAGATATTTCAGAATTATTTAGATGGCATGCAGCAGAAGAAATTGAACATAAAAGTGTTGCCTTTGATGTAATGCAACAAGTAGACGACCAAGAATATGGAAAACGAGTTGCCTTAATGCCAATAGCTACTGCTTTGTTGTATGCAGAATTAACCGCTGGTACTTTAATGTTATTATATCAAGATAGAAAATATTTAGAAGCTAAAAAATTACCTAAACAATTATATGAATTTGGCACAGGTTTATTTATGGACTTACACAAAACGGTATTTAAAGATTACTTGAAATTCTTTAAAAGAGATTTTCATCCTAGCGATTTAAATGATTATCACTACGCAGAAGATTTCTTTAAAGACAAAGCTTATGCATAA
- the trxA gene encoding thioredoxin has product MKIVNIFIALVFLTSACKSNNNQNAESQSPIATTINITDFDTKLHEATNAQLIDVRTPEEYNGGHIENAINYNWNGDFKTQIENLDKDQPVFIYCLSGGRSGQAMNYLQSQGFKEVYNLQGGVMAWENAGKTLTQSTSNTEKENTLSTDDYQKLTTSSNLVLVDFFAPWCAPCKKLSPIVEELEQTMNGTFKLQKINYDDNKDLAKSNGVVAIPVLILYKAGKEVWRQNGLADKATIKAAINQFK; this is encoded by the coding sequence ATGAAAATAGTAAACATATTTATTGCCTTAGTTTTTTTAACTAGTGCGTGCAAAAGCAATAACAATCAAAATGCAGAAAGTCAATCGCCAATTGCTACAACAATTAATATAACTGATTTCGACACCAAACTACACGAAGCAACAAATGCACAGTTAATTGATGTAAGAACACCAGAAGAATATAATGGTGGACACATTGAAAATGCTATTAATTATAATTGGAATGGCGATTTTAAAACACAGATTGAAAATTTAGATAAAGACCAACCTGTTTTTATTTACTGTCTTTCTGGTGGAAGAAGTGGACAAGCAATGAACTATTTACAATCGCAAGGTTTTAAAGAAGTGTACAATTTACAAGGTGGTGTTATGGCTTGGGAAAATGCAGGAAAAACCTTAACACAATCAACATCAAATACAGAAAAAGAGAATACATTAAGTACTGATGACTATCAAAAATTAACTACAAGTAGCAATTTGGTATTAGTAGATTTCTTTGCTCCATGGTGTGCTCCTTGTAAAAAATTAAGTCCAATTGTAGAAGAATTAGAACAAACAATGAATGGCACATTTAAACTACAAAAAATTAATTACGACGATAATAAAGATTTAGCAAAAAGTAATGGCGTTGTAGCAATTCCTGTTTTAATTTTATACAAAGCTGGCAAAGAAGTTTGGAGACAAAATGGTTTAGCAGATAAAGCAACTATTAAAGCAGCTATAAATCAGTTTAAGTAA
- a CDS encoding SCP2 sterol-binding domain-containing protein: MTAKEIILALPERLKQEEAQDAQGVFHFQIEGEGGGDFTVKVDHGTCTVEEGLVGEANCVITSTATDFEDAELGRENKQMSVMMGKIKISNLGAMLQFMTLFKDLEV; encoded by the coding sequence ATGACAGCAAAAGAAATAATTTTGGCATTGCCAGAAAGACTTAAACAAGAAGAAGCACAAGATGCTCAAGGTGTGTTTCATTTTCAGATTGAAGGTGAAGGTGGTGGCGATTTTACAGTTAAAGTAGATCATGGAACTTGTACTGTAGAAGAAGGTTTAGTTGGTGAAGCAAATTGTGTAATTACTTCTACAGCTACTGATTTTGAAGATGCTGAACTAGGTAGAGAGAATAAACAAATGAGCGTAATGATGGGAAAAATTAAGATTAGCAACTTAGGAGCGATGCTTCAGTTTATGACTTTATTTAAAGATTTGGAAGTGTAA
- a CDS encoding saccharopine dehydrogenase NADP-binding domain-containing protein: MSKRKYNIVVFGATGFTGSLVAEYLAKNATENNILWAIAGRNKNKLQAVKDKLIAINNNCKSLDILIADVDDYSSLLDVCKQTDAVVTTVGPFILYGENLVKACVEAKTHYCDITGEPEFVKNMYKKYNEQAKTNKVYIVNCCGFDSIPADAGAFYTAMQLPANEQKTIRGFVSTNASFSGGTFASALHAFSDVAKLTASNKASKKSTNDKPVNFQPLYFEKELKKWALTMPVIDNSIVAQTAKLRPTIFGKNFHYNQYLALKSLGQAIGITSVVSAMVIGAQLKFTRDLLLNYRKSGEGPSEQERNKYYFKVIFIGESETKKVMTKVSGGDPGYTETSKMLSETAMLIINQKDQLTLEGGVVTPSGLLGQLLIEKLNSKGIKFEILEQ, translated from the coding sequence ATGAGTAAAAGAAAATACAATATAGTAGTGTTTGGTGCTACTGGTTTTACAGGAAGTTTAGTAGCCGAATATCTTGCAAAAAATGCCACTGAAAACAATATTTTATGGGCAATTGCAGGAAGAAACAAAAACAAGTTACAAGCAGTAAAAGATAAATTAATTGCTATCAATAATAATTGTAAATCGCTAGATATTTTAATTGCTGATGTAGATGATTATAGCAGTTTACTTGATGTTTGCAAACAAACCGATGCTGTAGTTACTACTGTTGGTCCTTTTATTTTATATGGCGAAAATTTAGTAAAAGCTTGTGTTGAAGCAAAAACTCATTACTGCGATATTACTGGCGAACCTGAGTTTGTAAAAAATATGTATAAAAAATATAATGAACAAGCTAAAACTAATAAAGTATATATTGTCAACTGTTGTGGTTTTGATAGTATTCCTGCTGATGCTGGTGCCTTTTATACAGCCATGCAATTACCAGCCAACGAACAAAAAACAATTCGTGGTTTTGTAAGTACCAATGCTTCATTTTCTGGTGGTACTTTTGCTTCGGCCTTACATGCATTCTCTGATGTTGCTAAACTCACTGCTTCTAACAAAGCCAGTAAAAAATCAACAAACGATAAACCTGTCAATTTTCAACCATTATATTTTGAAAAAGAATTGAAAAAATGGGCTTTAACCATGCCAGTTATCGATAATAGTATTGTTGCACAGACAGCAAAACTTAGACCTACAATTTTTGGTAAAAACTTTCATTATAATCAATACTTAGCTTTAAAATCACTAGGACAAGCAATAGGCATTACTTCTGTTGTAAGTGCTATGGTAATTGGTGCTCAGTTAAAATTTACTAGAGATTTATTACTCAATTATAGAAAAAGTGGCGAAGGACCAAGTGAACAAGAAAGAAACAAATATTATTTTAAAGTGATTTTTATTGGCGAAAGCGAAACAAAAAAAGTAATGACAAAAGTTTCTGGTGGCGATCCTGGTTATACCGAAACTTCTAAAATGTTGAGCGAAACAGCAATGCTCATCATCAATCAAAAAGACCAATTAACACTAGAAGGTGGTGTAGTAACACCTAGTGGTTTATTGGGTCAGTTATTGATTGAAAAACTGAACAGCAAAGGTATTAAATTTGAAATATTAGAACAATAA
- a CDS encoding DUF4442 domain-containing protein — translation MNKLNKSLNQLNFLPDFLQMKGVSTLIGTVVPFVGTSNIHFEKITNNELIVSVANKRKVRNHIGQVHAAAMALLAETATGILVGYNLPDDKLPLIKTMNINFVRRTKGAIKAVATLTDEQILNIMETDKGEVSVAVKVTDETDNEVIKAEMIWAWIPKKK, via the coding sequence ATGAATAAATTAAATAAATCACTAAATCAACTTAATTTTTTACCAGATTTTTTACAAATGAAAGGTGTTTCTACTTTAATAGGTACCGTTGTACCTTTTGTAGGAACTAGCAATATCCATTTTGAAAAAATTACCAATAACGAATTAATAGTAAGTGTTGCTAATAAGAGAAAAGTTCGTAATCATATCGGACAAGTACATGCAGCAGCCATGGCTTTATTGGCAGAAACTGCTACGGGAATTTTAGTAGGTTATAATTTACCTGACGACAAATTGCCTTTAATTAAAACTATGAACATTAATTTTGTTAGAAGAACCAAAGGGGCTATTAAAGCAGTTGCTACGCTAACAGATGAACAAATATTAAATATTATGGAAACCGATAAAGGCGAAGTAAGTGTAGCTGTAAAAGTTACCGACGAAACCGATAATGAAGTCATTAAAGCAGAAATGATTTGGGCTTGGATTCCTAAAAAGAAATAA